In Candidatus Schekmanbacteria bacterium RIFCSPLOWO2_02_FULL_38_14, a single genomic region encodes these proteins:
- a CDS encoding histidinol dehydrogenase, which produces MMKIIKADSREFNNFFKALLNRHGKESPEVEKRVSRIIERVKKYGDRALIELTKKFDGVNIKPDTLKVSEKEFIAAENMVPGDVKKAMRTAMTRIKKYHLKYLKGSRVYSEKKGIFLGQGMRAIETVGIYVPGGKASYPSSVFMNAIPARIAGVKKIIMCFPAPKGDLNPYPLVAARWSGVDEVYRIGGAQAIAAMAFGTETVPRVDKIVGPGNIYVATAKRMVFGKVGIDMVAGPTEIVVVADAGANPKYIAADLLSQAEHDETASAILITNSEKIASQVKKEISAQIKKLNRSEIAIRALEKFGAIIITETISDGIGIANRIAPEHLEIMVKNPMRLVSKVENAGAVFLGSYTPEVLGDYAAGPSHVLPTGGTARFSSVLSVDDFVKRISIVSFNRKEFLKLKRLLITFASIEGLDAHARSAMVRK; this is translated from the coding sequence ATGATGAAGATAATAAAAGCTGACAGCAGGGAATTTAATAATTTCTTTAAGGCTTTATTGAATCGCCATGGAAAGGAATCGCCGGAGGTTGAAAAGAGAGTAAGCAGGATAATTGAAAGGGTCAAAAAATACGGCGACAGAGCGCTGATTGAACTAACAAAAAAGTTTGATGGTGTAAACATCAAACCTGATACTCTGAAGGTATCAGAAAAAGAATTCATTGCTGCAGAGAATATGGTTCCCGGCGATGTGAAAAAGGCTATGAGGACAGCAATGACAAGGATAAAAAAATATCACCTGAAGTATTTAAAGGGAAGCCGTGTTTATTCAGAGAAGAAGGGAATTTTCCTCGGGCAGGGGATGAGAGCAATAGAAACAGTTGGGATTTATGTTCCGGGAGGCAAGGCATCATACCCGTCATCAGTTTTTATGAACGCAATTCCTGCAAGAATTGCAGGTGTCAAAAAAATCATAATGTGCTTTCCTGCTCCAAAGGGAGATTTGAACCCGTACCCGCTTGTTGCGGCAAGGTGGAGCGGAGTCGATGAAGTCTACAGGATTGGAGGGGCGCAGGCTATTGCTGCGATGGCTTTCGGAACAGAAACAGTTCCGAGGGTTGACAAGATTGTCGGACCCGGAAACATCTATGTGGCAACAGCAAAGAGAATGGTTTTCGGAAAGGTCGGGATTGATATGGTTGCAGGTCCCACTGAAATTGTTGTTGTTGCTGACGCAGGGGCAAACCCCAAATATATTGCTGCCGACCTTCTTTCTCAGGCTGAGCACGACGAAACAGCATCAGCAATTCTGATAACCAATTCAGAAAAAATAGCTTCTCAGGTTAAAAAAGAAATATCAGCGCAGATAAAAAAACTTAACCGCTCTGAAATAGCAATCAGGGCGCTTGAAAAATTCGGAGCTATAATCATAACAGAGACAATTTCTGACGGTATTGGTATTGCAAACCGGATTGCACCGGAGCATCTTGAGATAATGGTAAAGAACCCAATGCGTCTTGTATCTAAGGTAGAAAATGCAGGCGCTGTGTTTCTTGGGAGTTATACTCCGGAAGTTCTTGGAGACTATGCCGCAGGACCAAGCCATGTGCTGCCAACAGGCGGAACAGCAAGGTTTTCTTCAGTTCTCTCAGTTGATGATTTTGTGAAAAGAATCAGCATTGTTTCTTTTAACAGGAAAGAATTTTTAAAGCTAAAAAGGCTTCTCATAACTTTTGCATCTATTGAAGGACTTGATGCCCATGCAAGGTCTGCAATGGTGAGAAAGTGA
- the hppA gene encoding sodium-translocating pyrophosphatase (pyrophosphate-energized proton pump; pyrophosphate-energized inorganic pyrophosphatase; H+-PPase; can cleave pyrophosphate to two phosphates; can generate a proton motive force and drive pyrophosphate synthesis when PMF is sufficient) — MLTILLIIIAISVISLAFAGYLTSYVFKQDCGTKEMQEISNAIKEGAEAFLRRQYKTIGLLSIVVAAALFLFYNYSSSPNITELGPSIALKVTFAFILGAACSAVAGFIGMFVSIRANIRAASAARESLNKALQIALRGGAVSGLAVVSMSLLGVGGLFYFYGGLDPDQYLVVPLQIVGFGFGASFVALFAQLGGGIFTKAADVGADLVGKVEAGIPEDDPRNPAVIADLVGDNVGDCAGRGADLFESTAAENIGAMILGIALYPIFGLGGIMFPLLARAFGLIATMVGVMVVKTKEDGDPMQALNRGYYVTTVIAMIGFYFAVQLLLPPGPGINNNWFFAAGVIGILTALSFVFITQYYTEFKYRPVKSIAEASRTGPATNIITGLAVSMECTAAPIIVMSAAIMAAYKCGQFALPGVTGAGLYGTAIATMGMLAPCAYILAMDTFGPITDNAGGIIEMSKQPEKIRQRTDKLDSVGNTTKALTKGYAIGSAGLAAFLLFRAYLDEVQKITHKVIQVDLSRVPVFVAGLLGAMLVFLFSALAIRAVGRAAYCIINEVRRQFKENPGIMKGTSKPNYGRCVDIVTIGALKEMVLPGIIAVLFPVSVGFSFKYLSSSGNIGAESVAALLMVGTITGILMATMMNNGGGAWDNAKKYIETGAFGGKGSDTHKAAVVGDTVGDPLKDTAGPSLHVLIKLLSTITLVLAPLFI; from the coding sequence ATGCTTACAATATTATTAATAATCATCGCAATAAGCGTGATTTCTCTTGCATTTGCAGGTTATCTGACAAGCTATGTTTTCAAACAGGATTGCGGAACAAAAGAGATGCAGGAAATATCAAACGCAATCAAAGAGGGAGCTGAGGCATTTTTAAGACGTCAGTATAAAACCATCGGACTCTTAAGCATTGTTGTTGCTGCTGCACTTTTTCTTTTTTATAATTACAGCTCAAGCCCAAACATAACAGAGCTTGGACCTTCAATAGCATTAAAGGTAACTTTTGCCTTCATACTTGGCGCTGCCTGTTCTGCAGTTGCAGGGTTCATTGGGATGTTTGTTTCAATCCGTGCAAACATCAGGGCAGCATCAGCAGCAAGGGAAAGCCTAAACAAGGCATTGCAGATTGCATTGAGAGGCGGCGCTGTTTCCGGGCTTGCAGTGGTTTCGATGAGTTTACTCGGAGTTGGCGGACTTTTTTATTTTTACGGCGGGCTTGATCCTGATCAGTATCTTGTTGTTCCTCTCCAGATTGTAGGATTTGGTTTCGGAGCAAGCTTTGTTGCTCTTTTTGCACAGCTTGGAGGAGGAATTTTTACTAAAGCTGCGGATGTCGGAGCAGACCTTGTTGGAAAGGTTGAAGCAGGAATTCCTGAGGATGACCCGAGAAACCCTGCAGTAATTGCAGACCTTGTTGGTGACAATGTCGGTGATTGCGCAGGAAGGGGCGCTGACCTTTTTGAATCAACTGCTGCAGAGAATATTGGAGCAATGATTCTTGGAATCGCCCTTTACCCGATATTCGGACTTGGCGGAATTATGTTTCCGCTTCTTGCCAGAGCCTTTGGACTTATAGCCACAATGGTAGGAGTTATGGTTGTTAAAACAAAAGAAGATGGCGACCCTATGCAGGCACTTAACAGGGGCTATTATGTTACAACCGTGATAGCTATGATAGGTTTTTACTTTGCTGTACAACTCCTTCTTCCTCCTGGTCCTGGCATTAATAATAACTGGTTTTTTGCTGCAGGTGTAATCGGGATTCTGACAGCTCTTTCCTTTGTTTTCATCACACAGTACTACACAGAATTTAAATACAGACCGGTAAAATCTATTGCTGAGGCTTCAAGGACAGGTCCTGCAACAAACATCATAACAGGGCTTGCAGTTTCAATGGAGTGTACAGCAGCCCCTATTATTGTTATGTCTGCAGCAATAATGGCTGCATACAAGTGCGGGCAGTTTGCACTGCCTGGTGTAACAGGCGCAGGGCTTTACGGAACAGCAATTGCCACAATGGGAATGCTGGCACCATGCGCATATATCCTTGCAATGGATACATTTGGTCCTATAACAGACAATGCAGGCGGAATTATAGAAATGTCAAAACAGCCTGAAAAGATAAGACAGAGAACTGATAAGCTTGATTCAGTCGGAAATACAACAAAGGCTCTTACAAAGGGATATGCAATCGGAAGCGCAGGGCTTGCAGCATTCCTTCTTTTCAGGGCATATCTTGACGAGGTTCAAAAAATTACCCATAAAGTAATTCAGGTAGATCTCAGCCGTGTGCCGGTTTTTGTCGCTGGACTTCTTGGAGCAATGCTTGTTTTCCTTTTCAGCGCCCTTGCTATCAGGGCTGTCGGAAGGGCAGCGTATTGTATAATAAATGAAGTAAGAAGACAGTTTAAGGAAAACCCCGGTATCATGAAGGGAACTTCAAAGCCAAATTACGGGAGATGCGTTGACATAGTTACAATAGGTGCCTTAAAGGAGATGGTGCTTCCCGGTATTATTGCAGTTCTTTTTCCTGTTTCAGTTGGTTTTTCATTTAAGTATCTTTCTTCTTCAGGAAACATAGGTGCTGAGTCTGTTGCAGCGCTTCTGATGGTAGGAACAATTACCGGAATCCTTATGGCGACAATGATGAACAATGGCGGCGGCGCATGGGATAATGCAAAGAAATATATTGAAACCGGAGCCTTTGGCGGAAAGGGTTCTGATACCCACAAGGCAGCAGTAGTTGGCGATACAGTAGGGGACCCGTTAAAGGATACAGCAGGTCCGTCACTGCACGTTCTGATAAAGCTTCTGAGCACAATCACACTCGTTCTGGCACCGCTATTTATATAG
- a CDS encoding endopeptidase La yields MVFFDKSEREEINQDKKEENEKIPKDLPILPLKDMIVFPSTVTPLVVAGENSIKLIDDSLAEDKMVGLFLEKNPNREKGEKPELNEVGTVAVILKMLKFPDKTIRILVQGLKRIGIIESTQYTPYFKGKIKTVDDVFETSKEMDALKAALVNNFSNLISKIPYLPEELQIMVMNIEDPGRIADLVASSLNITLEEKQEILDTLDVKIRVEKVIAIVQKNLELLELGTKIQSEVQSELNKGQREYFLRQQLKAIQKELGEKDERSSEIEELEKKIAEAKMPETAEKEAKREIDRLKVIPIESAEHTVVRTYLDWLVALPWAVSTEDNLDILRAKIILDDDHYDLEKVKDRILEYLAVRKLKKDAKGSILCFAGPPGTGKTSLGKSIARALGRKFIRLSLGGVRDEAEIRGHRRTYIGALPGRIIQGVKTAGSNNPVFMLDEVDKIGMDFRGDPSSALLEVLDPEQNFSFSDHYLDVPFDLSKVMFITTANLLDPIPPALMDRMEVLELLGYMEDEKLHIAKKHLIPKQLFENGLTDDNLLIHDEAIVSIVRDYTREAGLRNLEREIANICRKVAKGITEGKEGKFEVTKDSIKEFLGNKKYFSEIAERTDEPGVAIGLAWTPSGGDILFIESTKMKGSKGLTLTGHLGDVMKESAQAALSYLRSRAKQFGIDEKFFNSSDIHIHVPAGAIPKDGPSAGITMATSLASLLTGRPVKNELAMTGEITLRGKVLPVGGIKEKVMAANRAGINTVILPKRNENDLEDIPKNVREKMKFIFVENVGEVFEIALDKRKAREDKVKPSKRERPV; encoded by the coding sequence ATGGTTTTTTTTGATAAAAGCGAGAGAGAAGAAATAAATCAGGATAAAAAAGAGGAAAATGAAAAAATTCCTAAAGATCTTCCAATCCTACCTTTGAAGGATATGATTGTTTTCCCGTCAACCGTAACACCGCTTGTAGTTGCGGGAGAGAATTCAATAAAGCTTATTGATGATTCTCTTGCAGAAGATAAAATGGTTGGACTTTTCCTTGAGAAAAATCCAAACAGAGAAAAGGGTGAAAAACCGGAGTTAAATGAAGTTGGGACGGTTGCTGTGATACTCAAGATGCTCAAGTTTCCGGATAAAACCATAAGAATACTTGTTCAGGGATTGAAAAGGATTGGTATAATAGAGAGTACCCAATATACCCCATATTTTAAAGGTAAGATAAAAACTGTTGACGATGTTTTCGAGACATCAAAGGAGATGGATGCTTTAAAGGCTGCTCTTGTCAATAACTTCTCTAATCTTATTTCAAAGATACCCTATCTTCCTGAAGAGCTTCAGATTATGGTTATGAACATTGAAGACCCTGGAAGAATTGCTGACCTTGTTGCTTCAAGCTTGAATATAACCCTTGAGGAGAAGCAGGAGATTCTTGATACTCTTGATGTTAAAATACGAGTGGAAAAAGTTATTGCAATTGTTCAGAAGAATTTAGAGCTTTTGGAACTTGGCACGAAGATTCAATCTGAGGTTCAGTCTGAGTTAAATAAGGGACAGAGAGAGTATTTTTTAAGACAGCAGTTAAAGGCAATACAGAAAGAACTTGGCGAGAAGGATGAGAGATCTTCTGAAATTGAAGAGCTTGAGAAAAAAATTGCTGAAGCAAAAATGCCTGAAACGGCTGAAAAGGAAGCAAAGAGAGAGATTGACAGGTTAAAAGTAATACCTATTGAGTCAGCAGAGCACACAGTAGTCAGGACATACCTTGACTGGCTTGTTGCGCTTCCTTGGGCAGTTTCAACAGAGGACAACCTTGATATCCTGCGTGCCAAAATAATTCTTGATGATGACCATTATGACCTTGAAAAAGTAAAAGACAGAATTCTTGAGTATCTTGCAGTAAGAAAACTTAAAAAGGATGCAAAGGGTTCAATTTTGTGTTTTGCAGGTCCGCCTGGGACAGGGAAGACTTCTTTGGGAAAATCCATTGCAAGGGCTTTGGGAAGGAAATTCATAAGACTTTCACTTGGAGGTGTAAGGGACGAGGCTGAGATAAGAGGGCATAGAAGGACTTATATTGGGGCTTTGCCCGGAAGGATAATTCAGGGAGTCAAAACTGCTGGTTCAAACAATCCTGTGTTCATGTTGGATGAAGTGGACAAAATCGGGATGGATTTCAGGGGAGATCCATCTTCAGCGCTTCTTGAGGTTTTGGATCCTGAGCAGAATTTTTCTTTTTCAGACCATTACCTTGATGTGCCTTTTGACCTTTCAAAGGTGATGTTTATTACAACTGCAAATCTCCTTGACCCAATTCCACCTGCCTTGATGGATAGGATGGAGGTGCTTGAACTTTTGGGTTATATGGAGGATGAAAAACTGCACATCGCAAAAAAACATTTAATTCCCAAACAGCTTTTTGAGAACGGTTTGACTGATGATAATCTTTTAATACATGATGAGGCAATAGTCTCCATAGTCAGAGATTATACAAGAGAGGCGGGCTTAAGGAATCTTGAAAGGGAAATAGCAAATATCTGCAGAAAAGTGGCAAAGGGAATTACAGAGGGAAAAGAGGGAAAGTTTGAAGTAACAAAAGACAGCATAAAAGAGTTTTTAGGGAACAAGAAATACTTTTCAGAGATTGCAGAAAGGACCGATGAACCGGGTGTTGCAATAGGGCTTGCATGGACTCCATCAGGAGGGGATATTCTTTTTATTGAATCCACAAAGATGAAGGGGAGCAAGGGCTTGACTCTCACAGGACACTTGGGGGATGTGATGAAGGAATCAGCGCAGGCTGCTTTAAGCTATCTGCGGTCAAGGGCAAAACAGTTTGGAATAGATGAGAAGTTTTTTAATAGTTCTGATATTCATATCCATGTGCCGGCAGGCGCAATTCCAAAAGACGGTCCTTCGGCAGGGATAACAATGGCAACCTCTCTTGCTTCTCTCCTGACAGGAAGGCCTGTTAAAAATGAACTTGCAATGACTGGAGAGATAACGCTTCGGGGAAAGGTTCTTCCTGTTGGCGGAATAAAGGAAAAGGTTATGGCTGCAAACCGCGCAGGAATAAACACTGTCATTCTTCCTAAAAGAAACGAGAACGACTTAGAGGATATTCCAAAGAATGTCAGGGAGAAAATGAAGTTTATTTTTGTTGAAAACGTTGGAGAGGTTTTTGAGATAGCACTTGATAAGAGAAAGGCAAGAGAAGATAAGGTCAAGCCATCCAAGCGTGAGAGACCAGTTTAA
- a CDS encoding RNA-splicing ligase RtcB, giving the protein MAEKMELQRIDEYRWKIPKKGRMRVDGVIYADERMIETIRQDESLVQVANVAQLPGIVKASFAMPDIHWGYGFPIGGVAAFDVDKGVVSPGGVGYDINCGVRLLSSNLFLEDVKPRIREITNVMFSNIPTGVGSHRKDLKLSSNEEKKVLEMGAKWAVRMGFGTEEDLLHIESEGCISGANPEIVSVRALERGKDQLGTLGSGNHFVEVGYVSEVYDENLAGILGIEKNKITVMIHTGSRGLGYQVCDDYIKVMIDAIRKYDIEIPDKQLCCAPLKSEEGKRYMGAMACAANYAFTNRQIIAHWVRETFEKVLRIGPNDLGMDLVYDVAHNIAKIETHTVNGVEKKLCVHRKGATRAFPPGSHHIPRDYYSTGQPVLIPGDMGRCSYVLVGAEGAFDETFGSTCHGAGRLMSRNQAKKLVKGRAIERELEKNDIFVKASGRGTIDEEVPEAYKNVTDVVNVVTGAGISRKVAQLKPLGVIKG; this is encoded by the coding sequence ATGGCAGAAAAGATGGAGTTGCAGAGGATAGATGAGTACAGATGGAAAATTCCTAAAAAAGGGAGGATGAGAGTAGATGGTGTGATTTATGCTGATGAAAGAATGATTGAAACCATAAGGCAGGATGAGAGTTTAGTACAAGTTGCAAATGTGGCTCAGTTGCCAGGCATAGTCAAGGCTTCCTTTGCAATGCCTGACATACACTGGGGTTATGGCTTCCCGATTGGAGGTGTTGCTGCCTTTGATGTTGATAAAGGGGTTGTGTCTCCAGGGGGTGTGGGTTATGATATAAACTGCGGGGTCAGGTTGTTGAGTTCAAATCTTTTTCTGGAAGATGTTAAACCAAGAATCAGGGAGATAACCAACGTCATGTTTTCCAATATACCAACTGGAGTTGGTTCGCACAGGAAGGATTTAAAATTAAGCAGCAATGAGGAAAAAAAGGTTCTTGAAATGGGAGCAAAATGGGCAGTCAGAATGGGATTTGGCACTGAAGAAGACCTTCTCCATATAGAAAGTGAGGGGTGTATTTCTGGGGCAAATCCTGAGATTGTAAGTGTGAGGGCTTTGGAGAGAGGAAAAGACCAGCTTGGAACATTGGGTTCAGGAAACCATTTTGTAGAGGTTGGTTATGTCTCAGAGGTATATGATGAAAATCTTGCAGGCATTTTAGGCATAGAGAAAAATAAAATCACTGTAATGATACATACGGGCTCAAGAGGGTTAGGTTATCAGGTATGCGATGATTATATTAAGGTAATGATTGATGCTATAAGAAAATATGATATAGAAATTCCTGATAAACAGCTATGCTGCGCACCTTTAAAATCTGAAGAAGGTAAAAGATATATGGGAGCAATGGCTTGCGCTGCTAACTATGCTTTTACTAACCGCCAGATAATAGCTCACTGGGTAAGAGAAACTTTTGAGAAGGTTTTAAGAATTGGGCCAAATGACCTCGGAATGGATTTGGTTTATGATGTTGCACATAATATAGCAAAAATTGAGACTCATACTGTAAATGGAGTGGAAAAAAAATTATGTGTTCACAGAAAAGGGGCAACAAGGGCTTTTCCTCCCGGCAGTCATCATATACCAAGGGATTATTATTCAACAGGACAGCCTGTTTTAATTCCAGGAGATATGGGGAGATGCTCCTATGTATTAGTTGGAGCAGAAGGGGCTTTTGATGAAACCTTTGGAAGCACCTGTCACGGGGCAGGAAGGCTGATGAGCAGGAATCAGGCTAAAAAATTAGTTAAAGGAAGAGCCATAGAGAGAGAACTCGAGAAGAATGATATATTTGTTAAAGCTTCTGGAAGGGGAACAATTGATGAAGAGGTGCCTGAAGCCTATAAAAATGTAACTGATGTCGTAAATGTAGTAACTGGAGCAGGAATTAGCAGAAAAGTAGCTCAGCTTAAGCCTCTTGGTGTGATTAAGGGATGA
- a CDS encoding lipid-A-disaccharide synthase — protein sequence MNPSSKNKTLLIIVGDKSADLYGAKLVHELKKIDSSINIVGTGGEKMREEGVKILYDVKDMSVIGLWEAVSKVSLIRKIKRDILKLLDTNTINAAVLLDFPGFNLHIAAEIRGRNIPVIYYISPQIWAWGSGRIKKIKKRVNKMLVILPFEVDIYRNAGVDVRFIGHPLFDVINADSDKELICSQLGLNPSSPIIGILPGSRNKEVRFLLPSMMDGALLIREKISDAQFILPRAKEVDESYVKKIISGKGVEVKVVDGNSHEVMRVSDISIICSGTATLEAAILGSPMLIVYRLSKITEIIGRRMLKIKQWGLVNIMAGKEIVPELEQEEVNGENLSAYVISVLKSEKKRKSIERKLSEIASSLGGSGASMIAAKEIAEFLN from the coding sequence ATGAATCCATCATCAAAAAACAAAACTTTGCTAATAATAGTTGGTGACAAATCGGCAGACCTTTATGGGGCAAAATTGGTTCATGAGTTAAAGAAAATCGATTCATCAATAAATATTGTTGGTACAGGCGGAGAGAAGATGCGGGAAGAGGGGGTTAAGATATTATATGATGTAAAAGATATGTCGGTCATAGGGTTATGGGAAGCTGTCTCCAAGGTATCACTTATAAGAAAGATTAAAAGAGACATATTGAAACTGCTTGATACGAATACAATCAATGCTGCAGTCCTTTTGGACTTTCCGGGATTTAATCTGCACATTGCTGCAGAAATAAGGGGCAGGAACATTCCTGTAATCTATTACATAAGTCCACAGATATGGGCATGGGGAAGCGGGAGAATAAAAAAGATAAAAAAAAGAGTTAATAAAATGCTGGTCATCCTTCCATTTGAGGTTGATATATACAGAAATGCGGGTGTTGATGTAAGATTTATTGGCCATCCGTTGTTTGATGTAATCAATGCGGATAGCGATAAAGAGCTCATATGTTCGCAGTTAGGATTAAATCCTTCTTCTCCAATAATCGGAATACTGCCAGGAAGCAGAAACAAGGAGGTAAGGTTTCTCCTTCCATCAATGATGGATGGTGCTTTGCTGATTAGAGAAAAGATATCTGATGCTCAGTTTATTCTTCCAAGAGCAAAAGAGGTTGATGAATCTTATGTAAAAAAAATTATAAGCGGCAAGGGTGTTGAGGTGAAAGTTGTGGATGGGAATTCCCACGAAGTTATGAGAGTTTCTGATATTTCCATCATCTGTTCCGGCACTGCAACCCTTGAAGCAGCAATTCTTGGTTCTCCGATGTTAATTGTATACAGATTATCCAAAATAACAGAGATTATTGGAAGGAGAATGCTCAAGATTAAACAATGGGGTTTGGTAAATATAATGGCAGGAAAAGAGATTGTTCCTGAACTTGAACAGGAAGAAGTAAACGGTGAGAATCTTTCTGCTTATGTTATTTCAGTTTTAAAGTCAGAAAAGAAGAGAAAATCTATAGAGCGAAAGCTTTCTGAAATTGCCTCCAGTCTTGGAGGAAGCGGTGCAAGCATGATAGCTGCAAAGGAGATTGCGGAGTTTTTAAATTGA
- a CDS encoding oxidoreductase, which produces MGHYHVNVYAEQLINAELIGIADVDKEKVEALAERYGIRAYIDYKELLNEVEAVSIAVPTALHYKAAKDCLEAGVHVLVEKPFTTTLGEAEELFDIAKRKNLVIRVGHVERFNGAVQELKKIIKDPLLIESRRIGPFISRVKDDSVIMDLMIHDIDIILNLVDSDILNYSALGRSVYSEKEDIATVQMLFENGCIATITASRASEHKLRTLAITQRDAYIFLDYTDQDIHIHRRADSGYFVSREEIRYKQESFIERLFVYKDNPLKLQIKHFLDCIENEDKRNLKEKDETRSLDIALKIINSLKGNKKV; this is translated from the coding sequence ATGGGGCATTATCATGTAAATGTATACGCAGAGCAGTTAATTAATGCTGAGTTAATAGGAATAGCTGATGTTGATAAAGAAAAAGTTGAAGCACTTGCCGAGAGATACGGAATCAGAGCCTATATTGATTATAAGGAGTTATTGAATGAAGTTGAGGCTGTAAGCATAGCTGTTCCAACAGCCTTACACTACAAAGCAGCTAAGGATTGCCTTGAAGCAGGGGTTCACGTGCTCGTTGAAAAACCGTTTACTACAACCCTTGGGGAGGCTGAAGAACTCTTTGATATTGCCAAAAGGAAGAACCTTGTTATCCGTGTTGGACATGTTGAGAGATTCAATGGTGCTGTGCAGGAATTAAAGAAGATAATCAAAGATCCTCTTCTGATTGAGAGCCGCAGAATAGGTCCTTTTATATCAAGAGTTAAAGATGACAGCGTTATAATGGACTTGATGATACATGATATAGATATAATTTTAAATCTTGTTGATTCAGATATTTTGAATTATAGCGCTCTTGGAAGGTCTGTCTATTCAGAAAAGGAAGATATTGCAACAGTTCAGATGCTTTTTGAGAACGGATGCATAGCTACAATTACAGCAAGCAGGGCTTCGGAGCACAAGCTAAGGACACTGGCAATTACACAGCGTGATGCATATATTTTTCTTGATTATACTGATCAGGATATTCATATCCACAGGCGTGCTGATTCAGGTTACTTTGTAAGCAGGGAGGAGATACGGTACAAGCAGGAATCATTTATAGAAAGATTATTTGTTTATAAGGATAATCCGCTTAAACTTCAGATAAAACATTTCCTTGACTGCATCGAAAATGAAGACAAGAGAAATTTAAAAGAGAAAGATGAAACGAGATCTCTTGATATTGCTTTAAAAATAATCAACTCGCTGAAGGGAAATAAAAAGGTATAA
- a CDS encoding acyl-[acyl-carrier-protein]--UDP-N-acetylglucosamine O-acyltransferase encodes MKIHPTAVVHPKAEIGRDVIIGPYTVVEEEVFIGDNTEVASNVLLEKWTTIGKECEVSSGAKIGGKPQDQKFRDKKSFVKIGDNSQIREFVTIHRSSQEERATVIGSNVMVMAYSHVAHDCEIGDNVVITNYVGLSGHVKVEERAIISGFVGIHQFCKIGKLALISGFSGVSKDVPPFVIVRGVTTKPYGLNIIGLKRNNIPEEAIDCLKEAYCFLFQSGLNVSQALERIKSEIPKCNEIDHLVGFIENSERGICK; translated from the coding sequence ATGAAAATTCATCCCACTGCAGTAGTTCATCCCAAAGCTGAGATTGGGAGGGATGTGATAATAGGTCCCTATACGGTTGTTGAAGAAGAAGTTTTCATAGGTGATAATACAGAGGTTGCATCAAATGTGCTTTTAGAAAAGTGGACTACCATTGGAAAAGAATGTGAGGTGTCATCAGGAGCAAAAATTGGAGGGAAACCTCAGGACCAGAAATTCAGAGATAAAAAGTCTTTTGTTAAAATAGGTGATAATTCTCAGATAAGAGAATTTGTAACTATTCACAGGTCATCTCAGGAAGAAAGGGCAACTGTTATAGGAAGCAATGTTATGGTTATGGCATATTCCCATGTTGCCCATGACTGCGAAATAGGAGACAATGTTGTAATTACAAACTATGTAGGTCTGTCAGGGCATGTAAAGGTTGAAGAGAGAGCAATAATTTCAGGGTTTGTTGGAATACACCAGTTCTGCAAAATCGGAAAGCTTGCATTGATAAGCGGGTTTTCAGGAGTATCAAAAGATGTTCCTCCTTTTGTTATTGTCAGGGGTGTTACAACCAAACCTTATGGGCTCAACATAATCGGACTGAAAAGGAATAATATTCCAGAAGAAGCGATTGACTGCCTGAAAGAGGCATATTGTTTTCTTTTTCAGTCAGGACTGAATGTGTCTCAGGCGCTTGAAAGAATTAAGAGCGAAATTCCAAAATGCAATGAGATTGATCACCTTGTAGGATTCATAGAAAATTCTGAAAGAGGGATTTGTAAATAA
- a CDS encoding 3-hydroxyacyl-[acyl-carrier-protein] dehydratase FabZ, whose translation MLNINEIEKLLPHRYPFLLVDRVVEIENNKRIVGIKNVTANEPFFPGHFPGHKVMPGVLIIEALAQLGCLLLLVSTGDAEKVIYFMSMDKVKFRKNVVPGDQLKMEIVVTKRRDRIWRVDGKAFVEDVLVTEGKLQAYVSDLRISDLMRKDK comes from the coding sequence ATGCTGAATATAAATGAAATAGAAAAACTTCTTCCTCACAGATATCCTTTTTTGCTTGTTGACAGAGTGGTTGAAATAGAAAATAACAAAAGGATAGTCGGAATAAAAAATGTAACTGCCAATGAACCTTTTTTCCCTGGACATTTTCCGGGGCACAAGGTTATGCCCGGAGTTTTGATTATTGAAGCACTGGCACAACTGGGATGTTTGCTTTTGCTTGTTTCAACCGGTGATGCAGAAAAGGTCATCTATTTCATGAGCATGGATAAGGTCAAATTCAGAAAAAATGTTGTACCCGGCGACCAGCTAAAAATGGAGATTGTTGTTACAAAGAGAAGGGACAGAATCTGGAGAGTTGACGGGAAGGCTTTTGTAGAGGATGTTCTTGTTACTGAAGGGAAACTTCAGGCTTATGTTTCTGATCTCAGAATAAGCGATTTAATGAGGAAAGATAAATGA